The window GAAAATGGCATCTTGGGCTGAGCATACACATCACCTTTAGCTATCAAGTGAGAATTCCTACGTTAGCATTTTCCACCTTGTCGTAAGTCTTCCTGTACCCGTAGGGAAAGTACCGAACCTTCATCACGATGTGTGTGTGGGACTTGAGGATCTTCACTGCCTTAGCATGTTCAATGTCCTCAAAGTCTGTTCCGTTCACAGATAGTATTTGATCTGCCTCCTTCAGACCAAGCTGCTCTGCCTCCATGTTGGGCATCACTTTGGAGAGGTAAATGCCGCAGTAGTGTTCTCTGCCTCCACGGATATTGAACCccaactggaaaaaaaaaaacggatgcaTTGATTTCTTTGTAACTTCCGAGATGATAATGGTTAACCTTTCATCAGTGGGTATAGAATGCTGCATTGGTTCCTTCTCCAGAACTCCCAAGAAAGACCAATGATTAATCTTTAATCAAAGGGAAGCTGGAAGGTAATGTGGCATTAGTAAACAATTTCTGAACCACAAGGGAAGAGATTATTAATGAAAAGACTGGCTCATTATTCCGAACCTTATTTGAATGCAACTGCAAGGAAGCATTGTAAAAGTTCCTTCACCTTAATTAAATGAAAATGACTAGATGGAAGGATAGCTTGCCAACTGAACATTCAACTCACTGGGTCAAAAGCGCTTTCACGGACGAGGTTCACGGTGCGGACATCGAACTGCTCCAGGTCGTTGCAGTACTCCGGGTGGGCGGGGCGCTGCAGAAATAAATGATTAAAAAACGAAGTGAGCTAGAAAGATCAACACATGCAAATATAATAACAGGTAAGGACATAATGTCTACATGAACTTCAACATAATTACATCCTGGTTGAAGAAATTAACAATAAAAGGATAAGATGGGCGAACTTGCAACAAATCGATCTTTTGACATTTAAAGGTAAGAGCAACCAAATACTAATGAATAAATGAGTAATTTTATCCTTCCATAGCTATATTAAGCATTATTAGAATTTAAAAATACCTCATTGGGTGGAATCCAAAGAGGGGGATGCTCATAAGCTGGAAGTTCCATAtctgaaacaaaaaaaacattattccGCAGATCCATTATAACTAGAACCATCCAGCTATAGTAGTATGATGAATTCCTGAATAGATTAGAAAGTTTATCAATGTTATCGTGATGAAGAACAGGGTTAAGCACATGTAAGGCATTAATACCTCCTAATAAGATAGGTTAATGAGATCACAAGGTAACGGAGCAACGTGCAACCACTCATTTCTTTGTACGTAATGACTTCTCGGGTTCTTTCTTTGATGGTGTGAATATCTCCAAGCCTAGGATTAATAAAGTGTGGGTTACGTGTTGTTTCCGTACTTTAACAGAAAATGGAATGGGTTGTTCTTCCGCAATGTTTGAGGGGCTGGTTAAgctgttttgtttgttgttgtcaaCCCACAAACATCCGCAAGCCCATTCATTCGCCTTAGCAACGGCACGCTTGATACATTTTTGTCTCATTTCAGTGTCATACTTCATTTAGACCCTGAATAtatcaaacaaaaaataaaccacAGAGAGATAAGAACCATCAACACGAGGAAATCAACAGCAACCAAAAAAAATACATCGGGTAAATTGGCCTGACCTGCTCACTTAATTAACCCAAGGCATTTCCAGGAATATTACAGCTTGTACTATGTGTAGATATAAACAAGACTATTTCAAATGTTAAGAGAGGTTGATTTAGAGTTTAGAGGAATGTAAGAAAGCAGTTTGAAGCTTTAGATAAACGTTTTGGCCCAGACCGAGGCGCTTCCCGTTGTTCCCGGTGTtgggagaaatacctcctcgcagaaataagtcgctctgctgtccactacgcatgcgcactggggaatacacagcaggaaaccatatcaattttcctcattttcttctagtTTCTCCATTTATGATCTTCATGATGATTAATATTGCCAGCAAGAATacaacacaccagaccaacagaccaaacaagcAAAAACTGAGTTAATATATTACGAGGGGGTAATTCTTTCTAAAATCTCCCCTATTCGTTTGTTATAAAGCCCTCTAGGtattaaaagtgttgctctgatgtTTGTACCACGTATTGGAGCGGAAACAGGACAAGTAGATGATAGCGATGAGTGGAATATAGAAAAAATTAAGCAAGTTGGACCTCTCCATGCGAGTTATTTTGCGATTACGAATTTATTCCTACAACATCGTGTTAAGCGTTGGCGGCGTGTGACTTctgcttcctcttgttctttttcgatATTTAGGCACAAGTAAACCCTTCCAAGATGTCTTACGCTCCCAAATCCAAGGTCCAGAAGGTTATGGTGCTGCCCATCGTATCCTTTTGCCGAGAAGAAACGTTTTTGGGGTTTATTTTGGGGTTTGTTTGGTGGTCTTAGCGTGAACGTTTGTGAGGCCCGAGTGTGtatggttttattttttattattatttgtgtcttTATTATAGTCTCTGTGTCTATGTGTCTTTACTTATATACCATGTTTGATGTGAATGTTGAACTTGCCATGAACGTTTTAGAGTCCCGAGTGTATGTTGTTTTATTTTCAACGTTACCTGTGTCTTTAATATCACTTCTGTCTTTATTATTGTCCGTGTCTTTATCTGTGTCATGTTTGTGAGGGTGTTCAGGTGTTTGGTGAGGCTAGAGATCTGTTGTTTGTGGTCTCCCCGCCCTCAGTGCCCAGCCAGCTTACCGCCATATGCCTGTTTTCACTATTTCCGGCATTATTAATTTCAACGTCTTTATCGCCCAGGATCATCGGTTAATATACAGAATCACGGCCCTTTCTATACAGCGTAGCAGGTCACCACTAAACCCGTGTCCTGCCCTGCCGTGTTCTCTTAAACTTATTAAAATGCCACCTTGACCTAGCGTGTAGTGACCTAGCGCTTCTAAATACTCAGTCATTGTCCCTAAAATAGTAGTCCGTCGCCGGCAAGGAGGGTAGCATATCGTCTCTTAATTAAATTGAACTCTCAAAAAATGAGTAATTTACTATTTGCACATTGAAATTATCAGAAAATTACATAATCAATCACTGCcatgagttgggtgtgattctggataaATACCTCGCAAATTAACAAGTGTCAAAAATATTGTTTATGATTTTTCAGAACTTCAATTAAGATGTTTCGCTAACACGAGGAGACGTTGACAATCGCCTTGTGAGAGTTGAGTGCATAGTATGTGTTTACATACGCATATTTTGTAACCCAGTGAGAGGGTGGAAGTTTGATGGCCCCCTCTTCCCCCTGTAGatgaggttaggttgggttggttgAATGTGTTTGGTTAATAGTGTAGCCTTTTTTCAtagcaagttaggttaggttgttttttgtttgatttccagcatataaataaaaagaaaacttgcTAAAAAAAGTCAATGAGCTTAGCAATTTATTGTAAAATGGAAAATTTGGTGCTTGTTTGGGTTTATTTTCATTTGCATGTAAAACTTATTGCTGGAGTAAGGAAATGCAAGATGAGcaattttatttttactctttttacttTAGGCTACATCTGCTTTTTTTACGTTGTGCCTATGGTGctggtagactttcttggtggtTCTTGGTGGTCAGCCTCAGcttgttatggtgcaggcaaccATTTTATAGTGCTCCATCTTACTtatgcataaaaataaaaataaacagatttATGTTCCTATTTCTACATACAAAATTTCTCAAAGGTCCCCAGAATTTTCCTTAACAGACCCTTCAGAACTTAATCTTCAGGTACCTTCAGTCAAGAGCGAGAGTCCAGGTGTGGCTGTATGAGAACCAAAACCTGCGCATTGAGGGCCACATCATCGGGTTCGACGAGTACATGAATGTGATGCTGGACCAGGCCGAGG of the Eriocheir sinensis breed Jianghai 21 chromosome 24, ASM2467909v1, whole genome shotgun sequence genome contains:
- the LOC127002999 gene encoding PDZ domain-containing protein 11-like, coding for MELPAYEHPPLWIPPNERPAHPEYCNDLEQFDVRTVNLVRESAFDPLGFNIRGGREHYCGIYLSKVMPNMEAEQLGLKEADQILSVNGTDFEDIEHAKAVKILKSHTHIVMKVRYFPYGYRKTYDKVENANVGILT
- the LOC127003000 gene encoding probable small nuclear ribonucleoprotein E, coding for MSYAPKSKVQKVMVLPINLIFRYLQSRARVQVWLYENQNLRIEGHIIGFDEYMNVMLDQAEEFQMKKGTRKAIGRILLKGDNITLIQNTQPDGTDM